The Amphiura filiformis unplaced genomic scaffold, Afil_fr2py scaffold_591, whole genome shotgun sequence genome window below encodes:
- the LOC140145669 gene encoding cyclic AMP-dependent transcription factor ATF-7-like isoform X3: MNSAKPFVCPAIGCNQQFANEDHLEVHRRKHEMSLGLRDFKSSLDTPIIADQTPTPTRFLKNCEEVGLFSELPNPFDAEFRKASELQKDDKHDEVNEDDVDAEGDSQDDTSNTHTHIENSKEDDVIGDPTLNTVIVTIGETTSTTATASPPAVSSTTHEEEVLGVVSVAPQNLTTTTAAAVRPVSIFKHVQVQSVNQQIQQQQQTLAAAVSQQQAVAAAVQQQQAAAAAAQQQQAVAVSSVPSVVTQVIQGLATSTAGVIASVAPTAAPKVAVANVNAPFLNTIPISAPILLRLPNGQTIPVVPPSVANPAVQIPLAISAVAEPPQISKAGGTNAVIAVAEKADVKLKLKNALLTSQSQGNMGVMTQAVEVVTRQQQAVTSTSTQQNILQTNKMEVTVEQVSPGRRRRSSDDDGGDGKRQRFLERNRAAATRCRNKRKQWITNLESKADELNTTNVKLQNEVTTLRNEVAQLKQLLLAHKDCPVTLMQRKAAAQAQVQIQAGSGTSDLQEPELMDTATTANMQQQPTVITVQTISANHIKQMAGPST, from the exons ATGAATTCTGCCAAGCCGTTTGTATGCCCAGCAATAGGATGCAATCAG CAATTTGCTAATGAAGACCATTTAGAAGTCCATCGGCGTAAACATGAGATGTCCCTGGGACTGAGAGACTTTAAGTCCTCTCTAGACACACCAATTATAG CTGATCAGACTCCCACCCCTACTAGATTTCTGAAGAATTGTGAAGAAGTTGGTCTTTTCTCTGAGCTGCCCAATCCATTTGATGCAGAGTTTAGGAAAGCAAGTGAACTTCAGAAA GATGATAAACACGATGAGGTCAATGAGGATGATGTTGATGCCGAAGGAGATAGTCAGGATGACACAAGTAACACACACACTCACATAGAAAACAGTAAAGAGGACGATGTAATAGGTGATCCAACATTGAACACTGTTATTGTAACTATTGGTGAAACCACCTCTACAACAGCTACCGCATCACCCCCAGCAGTGTCATCGACTACCCATGAAGAAGAGGTCCTTGGTGTTGTTAGTGTAGCACCGCAAAACTTAAccacaacaacagcagcagctgTAAGACCTGTCTCAATATTCAAACATGTGCAAGTTCAGTCTGTTAATCAACAgattcagcagcagcaacagacACTTGCTGCTGCTGTAAGTCAACAGCAGGCAGTTGCTGCTGCTGTACAGCAACAGCAGGCAGCCGCTGCTGCTGCACAGCAACAACAGGCAGTTGCTGTTTCCAGTGTACCATCGGTAGTGACACAAGTGATTCAAGGACTAGCAACGTCTACAGCTGGTGTGATAGCATCCGTCGCACCGACAGCAGCTCCAAAAGTGGCCGTTGCTAATGTCAA TGCGCCTTTTCTGAATACAATCCCCATCTCAGCCCCCATCTTATTACGTCTACCCAATGGTCAAACTATACCGGTAGTGCCACCATCAGTAGCTAACCCAGCAGTGCAGATACCATTAGCTATATCTGCTGTAGCAGAACCACCACAGATTTCAAAAGCAGGAGGAACTAATGCTGTCATAGCCGTGGCAGAAAAAGCAGATGTCAAATTG AAATTGAAGAATGCATTATTGACAAGTCAGTCTCAAGGCAACATGGGAGTGATGACCCAAGCTGTTGAGGTGGTTACTAGGCAACAACAAGCTGTGACATCTACATCAACACAACAGAACATACTACAGACTAATAAGATGGAGGTTACTGTTGAACAAGTCTCACCTGG GAGGAGGAGACGGAGTTCTGATGATGACGGAGGAGATGGGAAGAGACAGCGATTCTTGGAGAGGAACCGAGCTGCAGCAACGCGATGTCGCAACAAACGTAAACAATGGATTACCAACTTGGAAAGCAAAGCTGATGAGTTGAACACAACTAATGTTAAATTACAG AATGAAGTAACCACACTACGTAATGAAGTAGCTCAACTGAAACAGCTTCTACTGGCCCACAAGGACTGTCCAGTCACTCTGATGCAACGTAAGGCTGCAGCTCAGGCTCAGGTTCAAATCCAAGCAG GTTCGGGTACATCAGACTTGCAAGAACCAGAGCTGATGGATACAGCAACAACAGCTAATATGCAGCAACAACCAACAGTGATCACTGTACAGACAATCTCAGCTAACCATATCAAACAAATGGCTGGTCCATCAACATAG
- the LOC140145669 gene encoding cyclic AMP-dependent transcription factor ATF-7-like isoform X2 produces the protein MNSAKPFVCPAIGCNQQFANEDHLEVHRRKHEMSLGLRDFKSSLDTPIIADQTPTPTRFLKNCEEVGLFSELPNPFDAEFRKASELQKDDKHDEVNEDDVDAEGDSQDDTSNTHTHIENSKEDDVIGDPTLNTVIVTIGETTSTTATASPPAVSSTTHEEEVLGVVSVAPQNLTTTTAAAVRPVSIFKHVQVQSVNQQIQQQQQTLAAAVSQQQAVAAAVQQQQAAAAAAQQQQAVAVSSVPSVVTQVIQGLATSTAGVIASVAPTAAPKVAVANVNAPFLNTIPISAPILLRLPNGQTIPVVPPSVANPAVQIPLAISAVAEPPQISKAGGTNAVIAVAEKADVKLKLKNALLTSQSQGNMGVMTQAVEVVTRQQQAVTSTSTQQNILQTNKMEVTVEQVSPGDIERSMTPEPQFTPHMRRRRSSDDDGGDGKRQRFLERNRAAATRCRNKRKQWITNLESKADELNTTNVKLQNEVTTLRNEVAQLKQLLLAHKDCPVTLMQRSGTSDLQEPELMDTATTANMQQQPTVITVQTISANHIKQMAGPST, from the exons ATGAATTCTGCCAAGCCGTTTGTATGCCCAGCAATAGGATGCAATCAG CAATTTGCTAATGAAGACCATTTAGAAGTCCATCGGCGTAAACATGAGATGTCCCTGGGACTGAGAGACTTTAAGTCCTCTCTAGACACACCAATTATAG CTGATCAGACTCCCACCCCTACTAGATTTCTGAAGAATTGTGAAGAAGTTGGTCTTTTCTCTGAGCTGCCCAATCCATTTGATGCAGAGTTTAGGAAAGCAAGTGAACTTCAGAAA GATGATAAACACGATGAGGTCAATGAGGATGATGTTGATGCCGAAGGAGATAGTCAGGATGACACAAGTAACACACACACTCACATAGAAAACAGTAAAGAGGACGATGTAATAGGTGATCCAACATTGAACACTGTTATTGTAACTATTGGTGAAACCACCTCTACAACAGCTACCGCATCACCCCCAGCAGTGTCATCGACTACCCATGAAGAAGAGGTCCTTGGTGTTGTTAGTGTAGCACCGCAAAACTTAAccacaacaacagcagcagctgTAAGACCTGTCTCAATATTCAAACATGTGCAAGTTCAGTCTGTTAATCAACAgattcagcagcagcaacagacACTTGCTGCTGCTGTAAGTCAACAGCAGGCAGTTGCTGCTGCTGTACAGCAACAGCAGGCAGCCGCTGCTGCTGCACAGCAACAACAGGCAGTTGCTGTTTCCAGTGTACCATCGGTAGTGACACAAGTGATTCAAGGACTAGCAACGTCTACAGCTGGTGTGATAGCATCCGTCGCACCGACAGCAGCTCCAAAAGTGGCCGTTGCTAATGTCAA TGCGCCTTTTCTGAATACAATCCCCATCTCAGCCCCCATCTTATTACGTCTACCCAATGGTCAAACTATACCGGTAGTGCCACCATCAGTAGCTAACCCAGCAGTGCAGATACCATTAGCTATATCTGCTGTAGCAGAACCACCACAGATTTCAAAAGCAGGAGGAACTAATGCTGTCATAGCCGTGGCAGAAAAAGCAGATGTCAAATTG AAATTGAAGAATGCATTATTGACAAGTCAGTCTCAAGGCAACATGGGAGTGATGACCCAAGCTGTTGAGGTGGTTACTAGGCAACAACAAGCTGTGACATCTACATCAACACAACAGAACATACTACAGACTAATAAGATGGAGGTTACTGTTGAACAAGTCTCACCTGG gGACATTGAGAGATCCATGACTCCTGAACCGCAGTTTACCCCACACAT GAGGAGGAGACGGAGTTCTGATGATGACGGAGGAGATGGGAAGAGACAGCGATTCTTGGAGAGGAACCGAGCTGCAGCAACGCGATGTCGCAACAAACGTAAACAATGGATTACCAACTTGGAAAGCAAAGCTGATGAGTTGAACACAACTAATGTTAAATTACAG AATGAAGTAACCACACTACGTAATGAAGTAGCTCAACTGAAACAGCTTCTACTGGCCCACAAGGACTGTCCAGTCACTCTGATGCAAC GTTCGGGTACATCAGACTTGCAAGAACCAGAGCTGATGGATACAGCAACAACAGCTAATATGCAGCAACAACCAACAGTGATCACTGTACAGACAATCTCAGCTAACCATATCAAACAAATGGCTGGTCCATCAACATAG
- the LOC140145669 gene encoding cyclic AMP-dependent transcription factor ATF-7-like isoform X1 yields MNSAKPFVCPAIGCNQQFANEDHLEVHRRKHEMSLGLRDFKSSLDTPIIADQTPTPTRFLKNCEEVGLFSELPNPFDAEFRKASELQKDDKHDEVNEDDVDAEGDSQDDTSNTHTHIENSKEDDVIGDPTLNTVIVTIGETTSTTATASPPAVSSTTHEEEVLGVVSVAPQNLTTTTAAAVRPVSIFKHVQVQSVNQQIQQQQQTLAAAVSQQQAVAAAVQQQQAAAAAAQQQQAVAVSSVPSVVTQVIQGLATSTAGVIASVAPTAAPKVAVANVNAPFLNTIPISAPILLRLPNGQTIPVVPPSVANPAVQIPLAISAVAEPPQISKAGGTNAVIAVAEKADVKLKLKNALLTSQSQGNMGVMTQAVEVVTRQQQAVTSTSTQQNILQTNKMEVTVEQVSPGDIERSMTPEPQFTPHMRRRRSSDDDGGDGKRQRFLERNRAAATRCRNKRKQWITNLESKADELNTTNVKLQNEVTTLRNEVAQLKQLLLAHKDCPVTLMQRKAAAQAQVQIQAGSGTSDLQEPELMDTATTANMQQQPTVITVQTISANHIKQMAGPST; encoded by the exons ATGAATTCTGCCAAGCCGTTTGTATGCCCAGCAATAGGATGCAATCAG CAATTTGCTAATGAAGACCATTTAGAAGTCCATCGGCGTAAACATGAGATGTCCCTGGGACTGAGAGACTTTAAGTCCTCTCTAGACACACCAATTATAG CTGATCAGACTCCCACCCCTACTAGATTTCTGAAGAATTGTGAAGAAGTTGGTCTTTTCTCTGAGCTGCCCAATCCATTTGATGCAGAGTTTAGGAAAGCAAGTGAACTTCAGAAA GATGATAAACACGATGAGGTCAATGAGGATGATGTTGATGCCGAAGGAGATAGTCAGGATGACACAAGTAACACACACACTCACATAGAAAACAGTAAAGAGGACGATGTAATAGGTGATCCAACATTGAACACTGTTATTGTAACTATTGGTGAAACCACCTCTACAACAGCTACCGCATCACCCCCAGCAGTGTCATCGACTACCCATGAAGAAGAGGTCCTTGGTGTTGTTAGTGTAGCACCGCAAAACTTAAccacaacaacagcagcagctgTAAGACCTGTCTCAATATTCAAACATGTGCAAGTTCAGTCTGTTAATCAACAgattcagcagcagcaacagacACTTGCTGCTGCTGTAAGTCAACAGCAGGCAGTTGCTGCTGCTGTACAGCAACAGCAGGCAGCCGCTGCTGCTGCACAGCAACAACAGGCAGTTGCTGTTTCCAGTGTACCATCGGTAGTGACACAAGTGATTCAAGGACTAGCAACGTCTACAGCTGGTGTGATAGCATCCGTCGCACCGACAGCAGCTCCAAAAGTGGCCGTTGCTAATGTCAA TGCGCCTTTTCTGAATACAATCCCCATCTCAGCCCCCATCTTATTACGTCTACCCAATGGTCAAACTATACCGGTAGTGCCACCATCAGTAGCTAACCCAGCAGTGCAGATACCATTAGCTATATCTGCTGTAGCAGAACCACCACAGATTTCAAAAGCAGGAGGAACTAATGCTGTCATAGCCGTGGCAGAAAAAGCAGATGTCAAATTG AAATTGAAGAATGCATTATTGACAAGTCAGTCTCAAGGCAACATGGGAGTGATGACCCAAGCTGTTGAGGTGGTTACTAGGCAACAACAAGCTGTGACATCTACATCAACACAACAGAACATACTACAGACTAATAAGATGGAGGTTACTGTTGAACAAGTCTCACCTGG gGACATTGAGAGATCCATGACTCCTGAACCGCAGTTTACCCCACACAT GAGGAGGAGACGGAGTTCTGATGATGACGGAGGAGATGGGAAGAGACAGCGATTCTTGGAGAGGAACCGAGCTGCAGCAACGCGATGTCGCAACAAACGTAAACAATGGATTACCAACTTGGAAAGCAAAGCTGATGAGTTGAACACAACTAATGTTAAATTACAG AATGAAGTAACCACACTACGTAATGAAGTAGCTCAACTGAAACAGCTTCTACTGGCCCACAAGGACTGTCCAGTCACTCTGATGCAACGTAAGGCTGCAGCTCAGGCTCAGGTTCAAATCCAAGCAG GTTCGGGTACATCAGACTTGCAAGAACCAGAGCTGATGGATACAGCAACAACAGCTAATATGCAGCAACAACCAACAGTGATCACTGTACAGACAATCTCAGCTAACCATATCAAACAAATGGCTGGTCCATCAACATAG
- the LOC140145669 gene encoding uncharacterized protein isoform X4 — protein sequence MQMESQINQPMIKREDTNTNEFKVGQVKMESPVNQVIKKEEKNTNEFKVGQVQMETPTKGKDEQKLNKETNIRRKFRLNQKQLEQIYRKSREQRKEESNDDAKRLKQENKIDDSLLVVGKHQKIGDILKQKQKQMDKEQKQKDKEQKQKDKELQDQWRNELIREHRRKESLQVALRLKQKNEKVEEPVLVVYEPTNESDDSCVVVEDDQKDEEQSTDEFRHKQEEMDKELKRIQEQWRNELIKDKVKFQVKMEEEERFVGESLTIGQKDESRLEQETIGQDNVTFQHARMEEASAEESQEIRQKLEFIAKNQEEERKRRIEQHDSDRREWLRQQNLLKQLAELRKRRLALDKESADYRTERQSTDSDEDSDNDYRRRRRSSDDDGGDGKRQRFLERNRAAATRCRNKRKQWITNLESKADELNTTNVKLQNEVTTLRNEVAQLKQLLLAHKDCPVTLMQRKAAAQAQVQIQAGSGTSDLQEPELMDTATTANMQQQPTVITVQTISANHIKQMAGPST from the exons ATGCAAATGGAGTCGCAAATAAATCAGCCGATGATAAAGAGAGAAGATACAAATACAAATGAATTCAAAGTGGGACAAGTGAAAATGGAGTCACCAGTAAATCAGgtgataaaaaaagaagaaaaaaacacaaatGAATTTAAAGTTGGACAAGTGCAAATGGAGACACCAACCAAAGGTAAAGACGAGCAGAAACTTAATAAAGAAACGAACATAAGAAGAAAATTTAGACTCAATCAAAAGCAACTGGAACAGATTTATAGAAAATCACGTGAACAGCGTAAAGAGGAGTCAAATGATGATGCAAAAAGattgaaacaagaaaataaaattgATGATTCTCTTTTGGTAGTGGGAAAGCACCAGAAAATTGGAGACATATTAAAACAGAAGCAAAAGCAAATGGACAAAGAACAAAAGCAAAAGGACAAAGAACAAAAGCAAAAGGATAAAGAACTACAAGATCAATGGCGTAATGAACTTATACGTGAACATCGTAGGAAGGAGTCTCTCCAGGTTGCATTGAgattgaaacaaaaaaatgaaaaagtagaGGAGCCTGTTTTGGTAGTTTATGAACCAACAAATGAAAGTGATGACTCTTGTGTGGTAGTTGAAGATGACCAGAAAGATGAGGAGCAAAGTACAGATGAATTTAGGCACAAACAAGAGGAAATGGACAAAGAATTAAAACGTATACAAGAGCAGTGGCGTAATGAACTCATTAAAGATAAGGTGAAATTTCAAGTAAAAATGGAGGAAGAAGAGAGATTTGTAGGAGAAAGTCTAACAATTGGACAAAAGGATGAGTCGAGATTGGAGCAAGAAACAATTGGACAAGATAATGTGACATTCCAACATGCAAGAATGGAGGAAGCATCAGCAGAAGAAAGTCAAGAAATTAGACAGAAGTTGGAATTTATTGCAAAAAATCAAGAGGAGGAACGAAAAAGACGTATTGAGCAACATGATAGTGACAGGAGAGAATGGTTAAGGCAGCAAAATTTGTTGAAACAGCTAGCAGAACTAAGGAAAAGGAGATTGGCATTAGACAAAGAATCGGCAGATTATAGAACAGAGAGGCAATCAACAGATAGTGATGAAGATAGCGATAATGATTACAG GAGGAGGAGACGGAGTTCTGATGATGACGGAGGAGATGGGAAGAGACAGCGATTCTTGGAGAGGAACCGAGCTGCAGCAACGCGATGTCGCAACAAACGTAAACAATGGATTACCAACTTGGAAAGCAAAGCTGATGAGTTGAACACAACTAATGTTAAATTACAG AATGAAGTAACCACACTACGTAATGAAGTAGCTCAACTGAAACAGCTTCTACTGGCCCACAAGGACTGTCCAGTCACTCTGATGCAACGTAAGGCTGCAGCTCAGGCTCAGGTTCAAATCCAAGCAG GTTCGGGTACATCAGACTTGCAAGAACCAGAGCTGATGGATACAGCAACAACAGCTAATATGCAGCAACAACCAACAGTGATCACTGTACAGACAATCTCAGCTAACCATATCAAACAAATGGCTGGTCCATCAACATAG